From Pleurocapsa sp. PCC 7319:
GCTTATTACTTCCCAATCGAAAGTGAAAATGAATCATCGGGTAATTGGTAATTTTAGAATTAAGTGGCGTCAAATTTTTTTCGATGAATTGCAAGAACACTTAAAAATATTTCAAACTGCCCAATGCTTAGCTCGCCGAGTTGAGTAAAGCTACTTATTCTCAATTATTATTTCTACAAAGCAACACTAGAAATGTATTCTCTCACTGCTATTGCTGAATCTAACTGTAAGACAGTAGATGCGATCGCCTTTACCTCCGACTTACTCAAACCAGCAATCTTGGCTTTAATTTCAGGTATAGCGGGAGGATTAACACTTAATTCATCTACCCCTAATCCCAATAAAATCGGCACGGCTTTAGGATCGCTGGCTAATTGACCACAAACGCTGACGGTAATTCCTGAGTTGTGAGCTGCATCAACGGTTTGACGAATCATTCTCAGTACCGCAGGTTCGTAGGCATCGGCTAAAGCTGCAACTTTCGGGTTAGTGCGATCGCTTGCCATGATATATTGACTGAGATCGTTAGTGCCGATGCTGAAAAAGTCTACTTCCTTTGCTAATAAGTTAGCCATAGTGACAGCAGCAGGTGTTTCGACCATGATGCCAATGGCAATTTCTGAATCGAAATCAATACTACTTTCTTTTAATTCTGCTTGCACTTTAGAAACTAGCTGTTTAGCTGCTTTTACTTCTTTTACAGATGTCACCATCGGAAACATTAGCTTGATCTTATGCTTTGCTGATGCTCGCAGTATTGCTCTTAACTGAGTTTTAAAAAGATCAGGACAATCTAAACTCTGACGAATACCGCGCCAACCCATACCAGGATTAGTTTCTGCGGGGAGATTGAGATAGTCAACGGGTTTATCTGCACCAATATCTAGAGTGCGAATAATTAGGGGACGTTCTCCCAGAATTGAACCTATCTCATTAATTATGTTAAGTTGTTCAGCTTCGGTTGGAGATGTGGAGCGATTTAGATATAGTAATTCAGTTCGCAATAAACCCACCCCATCCGCACTACATTTAAGAGCGTAGGTAGCGTTATGTACGCTCATAATATTGGCGAGTACAGAGATTTTATGACCATCTAGGGTAACTGCTTCTGAAATAATTGCGTCTTGGCGATTTTCTTGAGCTTGTATTTGTCGCCGTAGTTCGCTACTGGGGTCAAGCCAAATTTGACCAGTTGACCCATTGATCGCTATTTCTGTATGAGGCGCGAAGGAAAATAATTCTTGACCCACGTCGACTATCATTGGTATCCCCAGTTGACTGACAACTAAGGCACTATGGGCGGTGGCACTACCACTAGCAAGACAAATTCCTAATACTTGACCTGATTGGATTTCTGCTACTTCTGAAACTGTAAGATCGTTAGCAACTAGAATTACACCTTGGGGAATATTAATTGACTGGTGGGTTACTCCTAATAAAAGACGCAGTATTCTCAGTCCCACATCTTCTATATCAGCAGCACGAGCTCGTAAATATGAGTCTTCTAGAGCTTGATAAGATGCTGACAGTTTCGCGATCGCTTTTGCCCAAGCAGTGGCAGCAGTTAAGGATTGGTCGAAAACTATTTGACGAGTTTGATTAATTAATTCTGGGTCTTTTAAATAGAGTAAATGAGCCTCAAAGATAGTGGCTGATTCTGCTGATTCTTTTCTAATAAGTTGTTTTAGTTCTTCTATACCCCGATCAATGGCTTGTTGTAGTTTTTGCCATTCTGCATCGGGATTATCTGTTGTTTCGTTAATAACTTCTGGGATAGTAGGTTGATAAAAAAATACTGGCGCGATCGCACTTCCAGGTGAGGCAGGGATGCCTGATAGCGAAGATGATGAAAGTTGAGGAGATGAGGAAAGTTGGGGAGATGAGGAAGGATCATTTGATTCACCAAATCCTTCTTCAACTAATTTCTGCAAAGCTGCTAAAGCTTCAGTCGAGTCTTCTCCTGTTGCGGTAACAGCTATTTCGTGTCCCTGGCGCACTCCCAGAAGCATAACCTGATTAATACTTTTGGCACTTACAATTTGACTTTGGGTAGTGAGATTTTGTAGCTTGATTGCGGCTGAAAAACTAGATGCTGTATTTACGAACTTAGCTGCGGGACGAGCATGAAGCCCGTAATGATTAATAATCGTCAGTTTAATTGTTTGTTCGGCAGAGGCGACAGCAGTTTCATTTTCCAGACTGTTTTCTTCCTCCAATGAGATCTTATTCCCTGTTAACTGGGATATCTTGACACTTAATGAAGCCCTCGCGGATGCCATGACTCGATCTAAGGATGCACCAGATGCTGCTTCTATGACTGCTGCGATCGCCCCTTCTACCAGTGGAGCTTCACATAATCTAACTTTTTTTCGCTCTTCTACTGGGAGCAACTCCAAAGCCATTTCCGCACTTAGAATAGCACTTCCTAAATCCATTAAAACAATTACTCCTGACGGATCGCTCACGGATTCGATGGCAGCCTGAATTTGGAGTGCATCAGTGCCCAAGGGATTAACTGGATCATCTATTCCGGCAGCGATCGCCAAAGGGACATCAGTTGGAATCATTTGTTGAGCTAATTCTTTGACCCCTGCTGCTA
This genomic window contains:
- the ptsP gene encoding phosphoenolpyruvate--protein phosphotransferase is translated as MVGIVIVSHSAKLAAGVKELAQQMIPTDVPLAIAAGIDDPVNPLGTDALQIQAAIESVSDPSGVIVLMDLGSAILSAEMALELLPVEERKKVRLCEAPLVEGAIAAVIEAASGASLDRVMASARASLSVKISQLTGNKISLEEENSLENETAVASAEQTIKLTIINHYGLHARPAAKFVNTASSFSAAIKLQNLTTQSQIVSAKSINQVMLLGVRQGHEIAVTATGEDSTEALAALQKLVEEGFGESNDPSSSPQLSSSPQLSSSSLSGIPASPGSAIAPVFFYQPTIPEVINETTDNPDAEWQKLQQAIDRGIEELKQLIRKESAESATIFEAHLLYLKDPELINQTRQIVFDQSLTAATAWAKAIAKLSASYQALEDSYLRARAADIEDVGLRILRLLLGVTHQSINIPQGVILVANDLTVSEVAEIQSGQVLGICLASGSATAHSALVVSQLGIPMIVDVGQELFSFAPHTEIAINGSTGQIWLDPSSELRRQIQAQENRQDAIISEAVTLDGHKISVLANIMSVHNATYALKCSADGVGLLRTELLYLNRSTSPTEAEQLNIINEIGSILGERPLIIRTLDIGADKPVDYLNLPAETNPGMGWRGIRQSLDCPDLFKTQLRAILRASAKHKIKLMFPMVTSVKEVKAAKQLVSKVQAELKESSIDFDSEIAIGIMVETPAAVTMANLLAKEVDFFSIGTNDLSQYIMASDRTNPKVAALADAYEPAVLRMIRQTVDAAHNSGITVSVCGQLASDPKAVPILLGLGVDELSVNPPAIPEIKAKIAGLSKSEVKAIASTVLQLDSAIAVREYISSVAL